A single region of the Leptospiraceae bacterium genome encodes:
- a CDS encoding type II toxin-antitoxin system VapB family antitoxin, which translates to MRTTIILSEDLINKAVQETGITEKTKLIHMGLELLIQQKAMEKLSNLYGSAPKLKHIPRERKQK; encoded by the coding sequence ATGAGAACTACAATTATACTATCTGAAGATTTAATCAACAAAGCAGTGCAAGAAACTGGAATCACAGAAAAAACAAAGCTAATTCATATGGGTTTAGAACTACTCATCCAACAAAAAGCAATGGAAAAACTTTCCAATCTTTATGGATCTGCACCCAAACTAAAACATATTCCAAGAGAGAGAAAACAAAAATAG
- a CDS encoding ferredoxin family protein, protein MAYVVTENCLDCKYTNCAAVCPAEAFREGPNILYIDPDSCIDCGACVSECPVEAIFPDYEVPNKSKGYIQLNADESKKYPIIRNNKRPLKGESCIENKKA, encoded by the coding sequence ATGGCATATGTAGTTACTGAAAATTGCTTGGATTGTAAATACACAAATTGTGCGGCCGTATGTCCTGCCGAAGCCTTCCGAGAAGGACCAAATATTTTATATATAGATCCGGATTCCTGCATTGACTGTGGTGCTTGTGTTTCTGAATGTCCCGTTGAAGCAATCTTTCCAGATTATGAAGTTCCAAATAAATCGAAAGGCTACATCCAGTTAAACGCTGATGAATCCAAGAAATATCCAATCATTAGAAATAACAAACGACCATTAAAAGGAGAAAGCTGCATAGAAAATAAGAAGGCTTAA
- a CDS encoding type II toxin-antitoxin system VapC family toxin, with product MRIIVDTNIWIDFLAGKPETLELKSLVSELKVLRHIWVESELRVGSIPKPEVFFGYYKQIPETIFVNYEILFQFIQKEKLAGKGLSFIDIGLYASAKMGNHLIWTNDRNLKKLCESKKILFKG from the coding sequence GTGAGAATCATCGTAGATACAAATATCTGGATTGATTTCCTCGCAGGAAAGCCTGAAACACTAGAATTAAAATCTCTTGTTTCCGAACTCAAAGTTTTGCGGCATATCTGGGTCGAATCAGAATTACGCGTTGGTAGTATTCCAAAGCCAGAAGTATTTTTTGGCTATTATAAACAAATTCCAGAAACCATTTTCGTCAATTATGAAATTCTTTTTCAATTCATCCAAAAAGAAAAACTCGCAGGCAAAGGTTTGAGTTTTATTGATATAGGCTTATATGCCTCCGCCAAAATGGGGAACCATTTGATCTGGACAAATGATAGGAATCTAAAAAAACTTTGCGAATCTAAAAAGATTTTATTCAAGGGCTAA
- a CDS encoding adenylate/guanylate cyclase domain-containing protein codes for MPKAEKGILDLSNWDFEKDGVIALNGDWEFYWEKYLEPKDFTQPNLAPDFINVPHRWNNYVANGKQVGSDGYATYRLQVKLPKSESVKAFRLSIQNTAYNFWVNDRLLIKTGKFGNSKETMTPKYLPRTFEFFTSEDFITIIMNVSNFHNRFGGIRTPIEFGLSQDIKLARERSIALDLFVFGSLFIIGLYYTAIYLLRRKDPSALYFAIYSLMYSLKSILEGERFLIQLIPDFPWEWDLKISYIITFIAPALFGTFLQSIFRKEFHRIMLKILWVISVILVLIVFFTEARIYSILAVPHQVYLIPLGIYVFYIFYKAIKKKRAGAKILLVGFIVYFILAAINDSLYSSGIIQTFYMSAYALFLFVLSQGLVLAIRFSNAFGAVEKLTNDLSRTNKAYGRFIPREFLKFLQKKDIKDVELGDQIQKQMTVFFSDIRSFTELSESMSPMENFNFINSYLKRINPIIRKHNGFIDKFIGDAVMAIFPESPEDAISAAIEIQLEVRKYNSHRHNNGYRPIQIGIGINTGSLMMGTVGDSNRMDTTVIGDTVNLASRLESLTKQYFLPIIVSEFSVANMKSVEPFHLREIDSVQVRGKSMPINIYECFAMDSEEQIKQKEKSSSYLISGMIQYQLENYSNALDNFLKAQELSIDDPVPALHIKRCQDIISRDKNK; via the coding sequence ATGCCCAAAGCAGAGAAGGGTATTCTGGATTTATCCAATTGGGATTTTGAAAAGGATGGAGTGATTGCACTAAATGGAGATTGGGAATTTTATTGGGAGAAATATTTAGAGCCAAAAGATTTTACCCAGCCTAACTTAGCTCCGGATTTTATTAACGTTCCCCATAGATGGAATAATTATGTGGCTAATGGTAAACAAGTTGGTTCTGACGGTTATGCAACGTATCGTCTCCAAGTTAAGCTTCCAAAATCTGAGTCCGTTAAAGCATTTCGCCTATCGATTCAAAACACCGCCTACAATTTTTGGGTAAATGACCGTTTGCTGATAAAGACAGGAAAGTTCGGAAATAGTAAAGAGACGATGACACCAAAGTATTTACCAAGGACATTTGAATTTTTTACTTCAGAAGATTTCATTACTATAATAATGAATGTATCAAATTTTCATAATCGCTTTGGAGGAATACGCACTCCAATTGAATTTGGGTTATCTCAGGATATTAAGCTAGCGAGAGAGCGAAGTATTGCGCTTGATTTATTTGTATTTGGAAGTCTTTTCATTATCGGGCTTTATTACACTGCAATCTATCTTCTAAGACGGAAAGATCCATCTGCACTTTATTTTGCAATATACTCTCTTATGTATTCCCTTAAATCTATTTTAGAAGGAGAGCGATTTTTAATTCAGCTAATTCCTGATTTTCCGTGGGAATGGGATTTGAAAATTTCCTATATAATTACATTCATCGCGCCTGCATTGTTTGGAACTTTCTTGCAAAGCATTTTTCGAAAAGAATTTCATAGAATAATGCTCAAGATACTTTGGGTAATTAGCGTTATCCTTGTTTTAATCGTGTTTTTTACAGAGGCTAGAATTTATTCTATTCTAGCTGTCCCGCATCAAGTCTATTTAATTCCACTTGGAATTTATGTATTTTATATTTTCTATAAAGCTATCAAAAAGAAAAGAGCAGGGGCTAAAATTTTATTGGTGGGATTTATTGTCTATTTCATATTAGCCGCTATCAATGATTCTCTTTATTCATCCGGAATTATACAAACCTTTTACATGTCTGCGTATGCGCTTTTTTTATTTGTATTATCGCAGGGATTGGTTTTGGCAATTCGGTTCTCGAATGCATTCGGTGCGGTGGAAAAATTGACGAATGATTTATCTAGAACAAATAAAGCATATGGACGATTCATTCCCCGAGAGTTTTTAAAATTTCTTCAGAAAAAAGATATCAAAGATGTGGAATTAGGAGACCAGATCCAAAAGCAAATGACTGTTTTCTTTTCGGATATTCGTTCCTTTACTGAACTGTCGGAAAGTATGAGTCCGATGGAGAATTTTAATTTTATCAATTCTTACCTTAAGCGCATAAATCCTATTATTCGCAAGCATAATGGTTTTATAGATAAGTTTATTGGCGATGCTGTGATGGCAATATTCCCTGAGTCTCCGGAAGACGCCATTTCTGCGGCGATTGAAATTCAGCTTGAAGTTCGGAAGTATAATTCTCATAGACACAATAATGGTTATCGTCCCATTCAAATTGGGATTGGGATTAATACTGGTTCTCTCATGATGGGAACGGTAGGCGATAGCAATCGGATGGATACAACGGTCATTGGTGATACTGTCAATCTTGCATCAAGACTTGAGTCTTTGACTAAGCAGTATTTTTTGCCAATTATTGTATCGGAATTTTCGGTAGCGAACATGAAATCAGTCGAACCATTTCATTTGCGTGAAATAGACTCAGTCCAAGTGAGAGGTAAATCTATGCCAATCAATATCTATGAATGCTTTGCTATGGACAGCGAAGAGCAGATTAAGCAAAAAGAAAAATCAAGTTCTTATTTAATTTCTGGTATGATTCAATACCAACTTGAAAACTATTCAAATGCGCTTGATAATTTTTTGAAAGCTCAAGAGTTAAGCATAGATGATCCTGTTCCAGCTTTACATATTAAGCGATGTCAGGATATTATTTCTCGTGATAAAAATAAGTAG
- a CDS encoding metalloregulator ArsR/SmtB family transcription factor: MATVEKSKSIQAKAILNALKSVSDETRIRIINILSFGSFNVNEITDVLDMGQSRISRHLKILHDAGLLQSHREGTWVYYKLPEESTIQNEFAFDINKILLAHKEDLPHRETDQQKVAILLKNREDRSARYFNKVGKNWDRIQEEVLSPDVYRNQILSFLPTKSETILDLGCGPGGLFPYLLKKSKQVIGIDSSEKMLEEARKTFSNQKRIKIVEAPLENLPFKANSADAVVASMVLHHISNPPLVLQEANRVLKNKGSLCIVDLKKHDKEFMRDNFADLWLGFDPDLLSEWLRTANFEIKEITEQETHSYFKIIAIKATKKGGHHVRNN; encoded by the coding sequence ATGGCAACCGTCGAAAAAAGCAAATCGATTCAGGCAAAAGCAATTCTAAATGCCTTAAAGTCCGTTTCAGACGAGACTAGAATTCGTATTATCAATATTCTTTCGTTCGGTTCATTTAATGTGAACGAAATCACAGATGTATTAGATATGGGACAATCTAGAATTTCTAGACATCTCAAGATTCTACATGACGCGGGACTTCTACAATCGCACAGAGAAGGAACATGGGTTTATTATAAACTTCCAGAAGAGTCAACGATTCAAAATGAATTTGCCTTTGACATAAATAAAATATTACTTGCGCATAAAGAAGATTTGCCGCACAGAGAAACAGATCAGCAAAAGGTTGCCATTCTACTTAAAAATCGAGAAGACAGAAGCGCACGCTATTTTAATAAAGTAGGAAAGAACTGGGATAGAATCCAAGAAGAAGTCCTAAGCCCGGATGTTTACAGAAATCAAATTCTTTCTTTCTTACCAACTAAATCGGAAACCATTTTAGATTTGGGTTGTGGACCGGGTGGATTATTTCCTTACCTCTTAAAAAAATCCAAGCAGGTAATCGGCATTGACTCCTCAGAGAAAATGCTAGAAGAAGCACGCAAAACTTTCTCCAATCAAAAGCGAATCAAGATCGTAGAAGCACCTTTAGAAAATTTACCATTCAAAGCAAACTCCGCCGACGCAGTAGTAGCCTCCATGGTGCTTCATCATATTTCAAACCCTCCCCTAGTCTTACAGGAGGCTAACAGAGTATTAAAGAACAAAGGCTCTCTTTGTATTGTCGATCTAAAAAAACACGACAAGGAATTTATGAGAGACAACTTTGCAGACTTATGGCTTGGATTTGATCCTGACTTGCTGAGTGAATGGTTACGCACAGCCAACTTCGAAATTAAAGAAATTACAGAACAAGAAACGCATTCTTATTTTAAAATTATCGCAATCAAAGCAACTAAAAAAGGAGGACATCATGTCCGCAACAACTAA
- a CDS encoding adenosylhomocysteinase, whose protein sequence is MSATTKTEDFKVKDLSLANWGREEIILAEKEMPGLMAIRKEYGAKKPLAGARIAGSLHMTIQTAVLIETLIALGAEVRWASCNIFSTQDHAAAAIAKAGIPVFAWKGETEEEYWWCTEQTITFANGKGPNMILDDGGDLTYHIHTKHPHLLSEIKGVSEETTTGVVQLMKMMAKGELKIPAINVNDSVTKSKFDNLYGCRESLADGIKRATDVMLAGKLCIVAGFGDVGKGSAASLRNFGARVIITEIDPICALQAAMEGYQVLRMEDIVDKADIVVTATGNNDIVTLEHMKAMKDGAILCNIGHFDTEIQMARLNSMPGTTKKEIKPQVDKYTFPDGKSIIILAEGRLVNLGCATGHPSFVMSNSFSNQVLAQIELYTNTSKYPVGVYRLPKELDEKVAAFHLEQIGVRLTKLTKEQADYLGVSPEGPYKPEHYRY, encoded by the coding sequence ATGTCCGCAACAACTAAAACAGAAGATTTTAAAGTTAAAGATTTATCTCTCGCTAACTGGGGAAGAGAAGAAATCATTTTAGCTGAGAAAGAAATGCCAGGACTCATGGCAATCAGAAAAGAATATGGCGCAAAAAAGCCATTAGCCGGTGCAAGAATCGCTGGTTCTTTACATATGACAATTCAAACAGCAGTATTAATTGAAACGTTAATCGCTCTTGGTGCGGAAGTTAGATGGGCTTCTTGTAATATTTTTTCTACACAAGACCATGCTGCTGCTGCAATCGCTAAAGCCGGCATACCAGTGTTTGCCTGGAAAGGGGAAACCGAAGAAGAGTATTGGTGGTGCACTGAGCAAACCATTACATTCGCAAACGGAAAAGGTCCAAACATGATTTTAGATGACGGTGGTGATTTAACTTACCATATTCACACAAAACACCCTCACCTACTTTCTGAAATCAAAGGCGTTTCCGAAGAAACAACTACAGGCGTTGTTCAACTCATGAAAATGATGGCTAAAGGCGAATTAAAAATTCCTGCTATCAATGTAAATGACTCTGTTACTAAATCAAAATTCGACAACCTCTACGGATGCCGTGAGTCTCTTGCTGATGGCATCAAAAGAGCAACTGACGTTATGCTCGCAGGCAAATTATGTATAGTCGCTGGTTTTGGTGATGTTGGAAAAGGATCTGCTGCTTCTCTCAGAAATTTTGGTGCACGTGTAATCATCACTGAGATCGATCCAATCTGTGCTCTTCAAGCTGCAATGGAAGGCTACCAAGTTCTTCGTATGGAAGACATCGTTGACAAGGCAGACATCGTAGTAACCGCTACTGGAAATAACGACATCGTTACTCTTGAACACATGAAAGCAATGAAAGACGGTGCGATTCTTTGTAACATTGGTCACTTCGACACTGAAATCCAAATGGCTCGTTTGAATTCTATGCCAGGAACTACCAAAAAAGAAATCAAACCACAAGTGGACAAGTATACTTTCCCTGACGGCAAATCCATTATTATCCTCGCAGAAGGTCGTCTTGTGAATTTAGGTTGTGCAACTGGACATCCTTCATTTGTAATGTCTAACTCTTTCTCTAACCAAGTTCTTGCTCAAATCGAACTTTATACCAACACAAGCAAATATCCTGTTGGCGTATATCGTTTACCAAAAGAATTAGATGAGAAAGTAGCTGCATTTCACTTGGAGCAAATCGGTGTTAGACTCACAAAGCTAACAAAAGAACAAGCAGACTATTTAGGAGTATCACCAGAAGGTCCTTACAAACCAGAGCATTACAGATACTAG